A region of the Pricia mediterranea genome:
CCGTCCATACATGGGTGTGGACATCTATTTTTTCGATTCGGGCAAAGTCTTCCAAGGTATAGAATTCATTGTCCTCGGCTGCGGAAACGGTCAACAGCAAAAGCCAAACAGTGCCCAAGGTTTTCATACTACCAGTTTTAAATTATTCGAAAATAATCTAATTAATAGATTAACAATTGCGATAGCTATCGGGTAACCCCTACGCTCTCGCACTAAATTTTTTAAACATCAATTTTTGTGAAGTAATTTTCAAAATTTGTTGGTGCCCGTTTCACATTCTTGTGATTTTAGACGCGTGACCAACTAGCACTATTTCTTTTGACAAGGAATTTCTAATCCAGTTCTTGAATTTCAATATTTTTCCACCGCACCTTAATTCCACCACCACTGTGGATTTGAAGGGCGATAGAGCCCCTACCTTCCCCTATTTTTTCATCGTTTAGCTCCACCATCTTTTTCCCATTTAGCCAGCTGACGATTTTATCGCCATTGGCCTCGATCTTCATGTGGTTCCAGTCATCGGGCTTGAGTACTTTTTCATCTTCGGGCTCGGGTTTTATTATCCATCCCCTTCCTCCTTCCGTAGATTCGTAGATGCCACCAGTGTGCAAATCGGGAGGCGCAACCTCGACCTGCCATCCGCGAATGGTCGTTCCGTCGTCCCCACCGACGTGAGAGCGTATAAATATTCCGCTGTTGCCGTTGGACTCCAATTTAAAATCGAGGTTCAGTATAAAATTTTTGTAAGGTTTGTTGGTGGCGAGATAGCCGTATTTTTCCTCAGGACCGCTTTCGCAGACCAGTTCACCATCGTCAACATACCAGTATTCATAGCCGTGCTTCGTCCACCCTGACAGGTCTTCGCCGTTGAAAAGACTTCGGGTCTCTTGGGCAATGGCATTCGAGGTACAAAGTAAGAAGGAAAGGAAAAAAAGCAACTGTTTCATACGTTTATCATTTACTATGGTCATCAAATTTGCCCGAATTCGTTCAGGAAGGTAATGGGTCAATAATCAAGCAAGGGTGCCGTCTGCTCGTGCGAGGTTACTCCCGGGGGCAGTTCGATGATTTTAAAATTCCTGAAATGGATTTCCGCGCCCTCCGATTCAAGGCACAGATAGCCCTTCTTCTGGGTCGATTTTGAGATACCATTGACAAATTTACCGTTCACGGCAAGTTTGATGACCCCGTCAACGGCGACTACGTCATAGGTATTCCATTCCCCTTTGCCCTTGGCTCGGTTTTCAATGGATTTACTCCGTTCTCCCCTGGGGTTGTCAGGGTCGGTCACGACACCGCCCACGCCCCATACCTCGCCGTGCACGTAGGCTATGGGCTGCGGAACACCGTCTTTTGCGTTAATGTTCACCCAATCGAGTTCGAGCATTTGAATCTCTACCCCGTCTGGTAGAGGCGAATCGTCCGGCGGGTTGGCTCCGCTCCAGGCGAAAATACCCGAGTTTCCGCCGGCTTCCATGTGTCGCCATTCCACGTGCAGGATAAAGTTTTCATACTGCTTCTCCGAGCGTACTACCCCAATGGGATGGCCCTGGTTCACCAGTACGCCGTCGTCGTTGACCGACCATCCTTCTTTTACGGTGTTGACATTGATCCATTTAAGGGTGGCGCCGTCTTCCGAACTGCCCGCCAAAACATCTTCCAAGGAGGTCGATGTGCCGAAATCGAACTCGAACTTTTCATGTTGGGCGTAGGTGAGACCGCAGAACATAATAAAAAACAAGGCGGAAAGGTTCGCGAAGGCAGACTTTTGTAACTTTTTCATAGTTCAATATGTATTAGAAATGCATGGATATGGACTTTATAGTGAGATGAACTTACACCGCAAAGGCTTCCCGTAACAATTTGTAGCTCTTGGGTACCGCCGTCTCGGGATCTTCATCGCCTTCCATTTCCAATGAAACGTAGCCTGTAAAGTTGGCATCGCGCATAATCTTGGCGAAACGGTCGTAATCCATATCCTTATCGTAATACTTTCCTCCGCCATAGTAGGTTTTGGCCTGAATAATATCGGCATGCCCGATCAGGCGTTCAAAATCATCATAGGGTTCGCCGACAAAATTGCCAGTATCCAGATTAAGGCCCATGGCCGGTGATGAAGACAGGGCGTTATGGATTTCCTCGAGGTAGTCTATATTCGACGATAGCCCCCAATGGTTTTCGAGACAAAGGATGACCCCGGCCTTTTCAGCTTCTTCGAGACATTCCTTCATGCTTTCTATGACCCATTTGATGGCATCTTGGTCGGTGTAGCCCTCTGTCGGTTCCTTTCTGCCGTGCTCGTAATAATCGGCCGGTCTTTTGCCTTTCCAGCTACCGGTATTCATTCGAATGGCCGGAATGCCCATTTGCACGGCGAGTTTGATGCACCTTAGGGTGTGTTCGATATGCTCCTTTCTTTTGGCCGCATCGGGTTCCACAAAATTTTGATGGATGGATAAAAATGGAAGCGCTAGGCCCCTTTCAAAGGCCATTCGTTTCAATTTGTTCATATATTCCACCGATTCGTTTTCCATTTGCCGGTGCAATATCTCCACCCCGTCAAAACCGATTTTGGCAGCATTTTCGATAACCTTTTCGATTGGATATTTTTCGGGTTCAAAATGCCAGTACGAATAGGTGGATACAATTAGACGGATGGGCTGATTGTTGTAGAGGCTGCTATGCTTCTTTTCGTGGTTCGACCCGGCCATGACCAATGAGGGGGCCATCGATGCGGCACCTAACATTCCTACGTTTTTTAGCCAATTTCTTCTGGATGAAGTTGTTTCTGTATTCTTTGTTGTGTTTGACATAATTTGTGTTCTTGATTTATTTGGTAGCCTTATATTCGGAAATGGCTCCCTTTTTTTTGTCTTATCGTGTAAGGGATCTTAAAATGTATGTCGCCAAAATGGCGTAGGGGCGAGGCAGGAGGTTCCAAGAATCCATGCTTACCGCAAAACTAAGCTGTAGTCAGATCAGGTTCGGGATAACCTTGGATTCCTGTCTGGCTTGGAGACGCAAAAACCGGTTTATTTTATTAAAAGAGAAAACAAATAGAAGCTGTTATCCCAAAACCTTGGTAACGCCCGGGATTGCTATATCGGGACCCTTGTATTCCAAATCCCAGTTGTAATCATCCGGGCCCAATGCCTTGGTCGACTTCATGGCCTCGTCCCAAGTGACGGTTTGGCCACTATAGGCCGCCATTCGGCTCATCACCCCGAACAGGGTGCTGCGAGCCGCTCTGTCCCCGTCATTGATTCCTTTTCCGTTGCGGATGGAATCGAACAGGGCATCGTGTTCGGCTTGGTACATATCGTTCTCTTCCCCGCGGTAGCGCCAAGGGTTTTCGCCGGTGATTTCGTGCCGACTACCCTCAAAAAGGGCATTGCCCTCGGTACCCATAATTTCTACTGCGTTTTTGGAGGAGCCCCCGTTCTGTTGTCGGGTAAAGGCGTACCCTCTGACCCCATTGTCGTAATCGTACTCCAGTGCAAAATGGTCGTATATATTGCCATATTTTTCATCTGTACGCCACTGCCTTCCTCCGGTTCCTGTGGCTGATACGGGCATTTTCTCGCCCATGGCCCAGGCCATCATATCGAGGCTGTGGACAAACATTTCCACAAGAAAATCGCCCGAGAGCCAGTTGTAGTAGTACCAATTGCGCATATGATATTCCATATCGTTCCAATCGGGCTGTCTTTCCTTGTACCAGAGTTCTCCCCCGTTACGCGTGGTAGAAATGGCCTTGATGTCGCCGATGGCCCCATCAAGTACTTTCCCGTAAAGGGCCTGTTTGGGCATATCGTACCGAAAACAGTAGCCCGAAACCATTGACAGGTTCTTCTCCTTGGCCTTTTTAGCGGCTTCGATTACCTTCCGAACACCGGGCGCATCGACCGCTACCGGTTTTTCATAGAAGACATGTTTCCCCGCATCCACTGCGGCAGAAAGATGCTGTGGGCGGAATCCTGGGGGGCAGGCCAGTACGACCACGTCGACCCCGGAGTCGATTACCTTTTGGTAGGCATCGAAACCGAGAAACTGACGGTCTTTGTCCACTTGCACCTTACCCGCATGTGTTTTTTTAAGGATATCGAGCGAGCTGTTGAGCCGGTCTTCGAAAATATCCCCCATGGCGTAGAGCACGGTATCGGAATCAGCCGAAATGGCCTGCGAAGCGGCCCCGGTACCCCGACCGCCACAACCTATCAAGCCTACCTTTAACTGTTCCTTGCTTCCTGAGAATAGGGGGTTTGCAAAGCCCATATTGAGAGTGGCAGCGCTAAAAATGGTGGCCGCCCCGGTTGTTTTTATAAAGGTTCTACGGTTGGTGCTGTTTTGTTCTTTACCCGTTTTCATAATATGTTAATTTGCGTAACCAGGATTTTGCGTGATTACATCGTTAATATCCATTTCCCTTTGGGGGATGGGCCAACAATAATCCCTGTTAGGATCGAACTTGGCGATCTGCCCGTAGTCCATGATTTCCCACTCCCCGGTGGCCTCATCAATATAGTACATTCCTTCAAGTAGGCCAGCTTTGATCTCGCCGATCTGCCATCGGTTGATGTCGAACAATCTAAGACCTTCGAAAGCGAATTCCCTAGCCCGTTCGTC
Encoded here:
- a CDS encoding 3-keto-disaccharide hydrolase, producing the protein MKQLLFFLSFLLCTSNAIAQETRSLFNGEDLSGWTKHGYEYWYVDDGELVCESGPEEKYGYLATNKPYKNFILNLDFKLESNGNSGIFIRSHVGGDDGTTIRGWQVEVAPPDLHTGGIYESTEGGRGWIIKPEPEDEKVLKPDDWNHMKIEANGDKIVSWLNGKKMVELNDEKIGEGRGSIALQIHSGGGIKVRWKNIEIQELD
- a CDS encoding 3-keto-disaccharide hydrolase yields the protein MKKLQKSAFANLSALFFIMFCGLTYAQHEKFEFDFGTSTSLEDVLAGSSEDGATLKWINVNTVKEGWSVNDDGVLVNQGHPIGVVRSEKQYENFILHVEWRHMEAGGNSGIFAWSGANPPDDSPLPDGVEIQMLELDWVNINAKDGVPQPIAYVHGEVWGVGGVVTDPDNPRGERSKSIENRAKGKGEWNTYDVVAVDGVIKLAVNGKFVNGISKSTQKKGYLCLESEGAEIHFRNFKIIELPPGVTSHEQTAPLLDY
- a CDS encoding sugar phosphate isomerase/epimerase family protein, encoding MSNTTKNTETTSSRRNWLKNVGMLGAASMAPSLVMAGSNHEKKHSSLYNNQPIRLIVSTYSYWHFEPEKYPIEKVIENAAKIGFDGVEILHRQMENESVEYMNKLKRMAFERGLALPFLSIHQNFVEPDAAKRKEHIEHTLRCIKLAVQMGIPAIRMNTGSWKGKRPADYYEHGRKEPTEGYTDQDAIKWVIESMKECLEEAEKAGVILCLENHWGLSSNIDYLEEIHNALSSSPAMGLNLDTGNFVGEPYDDFERLIGHADIIQAKTYYGGGKYYDKDMDYDRFAKIMRDANFTGYVSLEMEGDEDPETAVPKSYKLLREAFAV
- a CDS encoding Gfo/Idh/MocA family protein, giving the protein MKTGKEQNSTNRRTFIKTTGAATIFSAATLNMGFANPLFSGSKEQLKVGLIGCGGRGTGAASQAISADSDTVLYAMGDIFEDRLNSSLDILKKTHAGKVQVDKDRQFLGFDAYQKVIDSGVDVVVLACPPGFRPQHLSAAVDAGKHVFYEKPVAVDAPGVRKVIEAAKKAKEKNLSMVSGYCFRYDMPKQALYGKVLDGAIGDIKAISTTRNGGELWYKERQPDWNDMEYHMRNWYYYNWLSGDFLVEMFVHSLDMMAWAMGEKMPVSATGTGGRQWRTDEKYGNIYDHFALEYDYDNGVRGYAFTRQQNGGSSKNAVEIMGTEGNALFEGSRHEITGENPWRYRGEENDMYQAEHDALFDSIRNGKGINDGDRAARSTLFGVMSRMAAYSGQTVTWDEAMKSTKALGPDDYNWDLEYKGPDIAIPGVTKVLG